One window of the Rhizobiaceae bacterium genome contains the following:
- the arsH gene encoding arsenical resistance protein ArsH, with the protein MRLRELNDPDHLPALDLRYAEVRPGLGLGPGEHAPRILLLYGSLRPRSFSRLATEEAARLLRFFGAEVRIFDPSDMPFPDQVAGDDHPAIRELREHAIWSEGMVWCSPERHGQITGLMKAQIDNLPLNMGGIRPTQGRTLAVMQVSGGSQSFNAVNTLRLLGRWMRMITIPNQSSVAKAYQEFDDDGRMKPSAYYERIVDVMEELVRFTILTRPHAARLVDRYSERKAAGKTIDPTTDLSTIAIMPQKRSA; encoded by the coding sequence ATGCGTTTGCGCGAACTCAACGATCCCGACCATCTGCCGGCGCTCGATCTCAGGTATGCCGAGGTGCGGCCCGGCCTCGGACTTGGGCCGGGGGAACACGCCCCACGAATCCTGCTGCTCTACGGTTCTCTGCGCCCACGCTCCTTCTCGCGGCTTGCCACCGAGGAGGCGGCGCGCCTGCTCCGCTTCTTCGGTGCCGAGGTGCGGATCTTCGATCCGTCCGACATGCCGTTTCCCGACCAGGTGGCGGGGGACGATCATCCGGCCATCCGGGAACTGCGCGAGCATGCCATCTGGTCGGAGGGAATGGTCTGGTGCAGTCCCGAACGGCACGGTCAGATCACCGGGCTGATGAAGGCGCAGATCGACAATCTGCCGCTGAATATGGGCGGCATCCGCCCGACGCAGGGGCGGACGCTGGCGGTGATGCAGGTCTCGGGCGGGTCGCAGAGCTTCAACGCCGTGAACACGCTGCGGCTGCTCGGCCGCTGGATGCGGATGATCACGATCCCCAACCAGTCGAGCGTCGCCAAGGCCTATCAGGAGTTCGACGACGACGGACGTATGAAGCCGTCGGCCTATTACGAACGTATCGTCGACGTGATGGAGGAACTGGTCCGCTTCACCATTCTCACCCGGCCGCATGCGGCTCGGCTCGTCGACCGCTACTCGGAAAGGAAAGCTGCAGGCAAGACGATCGATCCGACGACGGATCTTTCCACGATCGCGATCATGCCACAGAAGCGCTCCGCATGA
- a CDS encoding ArsO family NAD(P)H-dependent flavin-containing monooxygenase, translated as MNEGDHDVVVIGGGQAGLAVAYYLRRAGIDFLMLDAEDRPGGAWLHAWDSLRLFSPATYSSLPGWPMPPSRSDGFPTKDQMIDYLTRYEQRYAFPIERSCHVETVERDGERLCLLLGDGRTFTARAVVSATGTWSAPYIPDHPGRELFSGVQLHSAEYRSPVPFAGKRVVVVGGGNSGAQILGEVSGVAQTVWVTLKDPVFLPDDVDGRVLFERASARVRGDFDQASTTTLGDIVMVPPVKEARDRGVLKSVRPFVRFTTDGVVWADGTEMPVDAVLWCTGFRPATGHLQSLGVVGADGRIEVVDQRAVEEPRLWLQGYGNWTGAASATLIGAGRTARELAPRIKAALET; from the coding sequence ATGAATGAAGGGGATCATGATGTCGTCGTGATCGGAGGAGGTCAGGCGGGCCTCGCCGTCGCCTATTATCTTCGTCGCGCCGGAATCGATTTCCTCATGCTCGATGCCGAGGACCGTCCGGGCGGCGCGTGGCTTCATGCCTGGGACTCGCTACGTCTTTTCTCGCCGGCGACCTACAGCTCGCTTCCCGGCTGGCCGATGCCGCCGAGCCGCTCTGATGGCTTCCCGACCAAAGACCAGATGATCGATTACCTGACGCGCTACGAGCAACGCTATGCGTTTCCGATCGAGCGATCATGTCACGTTGAAACCGTGGAACGGGACGGCGAACGGCTCTGTCTCCTGTTGGGGGACGGACGGACCTTCACCGCGAGGGCCGTCGTCAGCGCAACGGGAACGTGGAGCGCACCCTACATTCCCGATCATCCGGGCCGCGAATTGTTCAGCGGCGTTCAGCTCCATTCAGCGGAATATCGCAGTCCTGTCCCCTTCGCTGGCAAGCGGGTGGTGGTTGTCGGCGGCGGCAACTCCGGGGCGCAGATCCTCGGAGAGGTCAGCGGGGTCGCACAGACGGTCTGGGTCACGCTCAAGGACCCTGTCTTCCTGCCCGACGACGTCGACGGGCGCGTCCTGTTCGAGCGCGCCAGCGCGCGTGTGCGCGGTGACTTTGACCAGGCGTCGACCACGACCTTGGGCGACATCGTCATGGTTCCACCGGTGAAAGAAGCGCGAGACCGCGGCGTGCTGAAATCGGTCCGCCCCTTCGTCCGCTTCACGACGGACGGTGTCGTTTGGGCGGACGGAACAGAGATGCCTGTGGACGCCGTCCTGTGGTGCACGGGATTTCGTCCGGCGACAGGACATCTCCAGTCGCTTGGCGTGGTCGGCGCTGATGGACGCATCGAAGTGGTCGATCAACGCGCGGTCGAGGAACCGCGGCTTTGGCTGCAGGGATATGGAAACTGGACGGGTGCCGCGTCCGCAACGTTGATCGGTGCGGGCCGCACGGCCCGGGAACTGGCACCTCGCATCAAGGCTGCTCTTGAGACGTAA
- a CDS encoding MFS transporter, protein MTAVPDAGDTRWFISALGAAQICSWGTLFYGFPLIAEAMRTDLGWSKPELYGAATCGMLLAGLAAYPVGSAIDRGHGRFLMGGASVVAGLLLAAWSQVTSIVAFYAVLAVLGCMQAATLYEPAFAVIARRVGPLGARKGITALTLWGGFASTVFIPVIQFLIETYGWRGALLGMAAVNIVVCGGLYFLAIDPSKDAPVRVHHPDEAAPLKGRAAVAAAMRKPAYWGLMLAWISYAAAFSSLTYHFYPLLLERGLDASGVVMVLAVIGPAQVAGRVLIRAFASEAPVRKLGSAIVIVFPLAVIGFAYAPPQVAVIAAIAAFYGAANGMITIVRGLAVPEMISREAYGAVNGSLVAPMNVMQAAAPLAAAVIWQASGGYGAVLAAIFAGSLTLCGGFWFASMRTIR, encoded by the coding sequence TTGACGGCCGTTCCGGATGCCGGGGACACCCGCTGGTTCATCAGCGCGCTTGGGGCCGCACAGATATGCTCGTGGGGGACGCTGTTTTACGGCTTCCCCCTGATCGCCGAGGCGATGCGGACCGACCTCGGCTGGTCGAAGCCCGAACTCTACGGGGCCGCGACCTGCGGCATGCTGCTGGCTGGTCTCGCAGCTTATCCGGTCGGGTCGGCAATCGACCGCGGTCATGGCCGCTTCCTAATGGGCGGAGCGTCGGTCGTAGCGGGCCTGCTGCTCGCCGCCTGGTCACAGGTCACGAGCATCGTCGCCTTCTACGCCGTGCTTGCCGTGCTCGGCTGCATGCAGGCCGCCACCCTCTACGAGCCCGCCTTCGCCGTCATCGCCCGCCGTGTCGGCCCCTTGGGCGCGCGAAAAGGCATCACCGCGCTGACGTTGTGGGGCGGTTTCGCCAGCACGGTCTTCATCCCCGTCATACAGTTCCTGATCGAAACTTATGGCTGGCGCGGCGCGCTCCTCGGCATGGCCGCCGTCAACATCGTCGTCTGTGGCGGCCTCTATTTCCTCGCCATCGACCCAAGCAAGGATGCTCCGGTCCGCGTCCATCATCCCGACGAGGCAGCCCCTCTCAAAGGACGCGCGGCGGTAGCGGCAGCGATGCGCAAGCCCGCCTACTGGGGTCTCATGCTTGCTTGGATCTCCTATGCGGCGGCGTTCTCGTCGCTGACCTACCACTTCTATCCGCTGCTGCTGGAACGCGGGCTGGATGCGTCCGGGGTCGTGATGGTGCTGGCGGTGATCGGTCCGGCGCAGGTCGCCGGCCGCGTGTTGATCCGGGCCTTTGCGTCCGAAGCACCCGTCCGGAAGCTGGGCTCGGCAATCGTCATCGTCTTTCCTCTGGCCGTGATCGGCTTCGCATACGCGCCGCCGCAGGTCGCCGTGATCGCAGCGATCGCAGCATTCTACGGGGCGGCCAACGGCATGATCACCATCGTGCGCGGGCTCGCGGTTCCGGAGATGATTTCGCGCGAGGCCTACGGAGCGGTGAACGGATCACTCGTCGCGCCCATGAACGTCATGCAGGCCGCAGCACCGCTTGCGGCTGCGGTCATCTGGCAGGCGAGCGGCGGCTATGGAGCCGTGCTCGCCGCGATCTTCGCCGGCTCGCTCACCCTCTGCGGCGGATTCTGGTTCGCCTCAATGCGAACGATCCGTTAG
- a CDS encoding NAD(P)-binding domain-containing protein — MNAIPAPDLPVAVIGAGPVGLAAAARLVERGLRPAVFEKGARVGAAILEWGHVRVFSPWDYNVDEAARALLAGQGATAPSGKYLPTGEEIVRDYLEPLSRVPTIADGLRLGAEVTGITRLGHDLMSNDGRADAPFVVRYRDAAGEHRLLARAVIDASGTWWKPNPMGVDGLPLSGEAEASDRIAYGIPDVTGVERESYAGKRVLVVGSGHSAINVALALLELQGKAPGTEILWALRRNRIDKLLGGGLNDQLPERGALGLAAKQAIEAGQLRMLAPFAAERITRRGERLIVEATMGGMPFTEEVDRIVVTTGFRPDFSFLREVRLALDPAVEAPPALAPLIDPNFHSCGTVPPHGIDELSHPEPGFVIVGSKSYGRAPTFLMATGYEQARSVAAEIAGDRAAAREVRLVLPETGVCSAPAAASASSCCGGPAPLGIDACCVDDAVAKEKGDAGCGCSGKPAAAPVAVAKCCQSAA; from the coding sequence ATGAACGCGATCCCTGCACCCGACCTTCCCGTCGCCGTCATCGGGGCCGGACCCGTCGGGCTGGCTGCTGCTGCCCGGCTCGTCGAGCGCGGCCTACGCCCCGCCGTGTTCGAGAAGGGAGCGCGGGTCGGCGCGGCCATCCTCGAATGGGGCCACGTCCGTGTCTTCTCGCCCTGGGATTACAATGTCGACGAGGCAGCCCGCGCGCTGCTTGCGGGCCAAGGGGCTACGGCTCCTTCCGGAAAGTATCTGCCGACAGGCGAGGAAATCGTCAGGGATTACCTTGAGCCACTGTCCCGGGTGCCAACCATCGCCGACGGGCTACGGCTCGGCGCCGAGGTGACCGGGATTACCCGGCTTGGCCATGACCTGATGTCCAATGATGGTCGCGCGGATGCTCCTTTCGTTGTCCGGTACCGCGATGCCGCGGGCGAACACCGCCTGCTTGCGCGGGCGGTCATCGACGCGTCCGGAACGTGGTGGAAGCCGAACCCGATGGGCGTGGATGGCTTGCCCTTGTCGGGCGAGGCAGAGGCCTCGGACCGGATCGCCTACGGCATCCCGGACGTGACGGGCGTGGAACGCGAATCCTACGCTGGCAAGCGGGTCCTCGTCGTCGGCAGTGGGCACTCCGCGATCAACGTCGCGCTCGCGCTCCTCGAACTTCAGGGGAAGGCTCCCGGGACCGAGATCCTCTGGGCGCTGAGGCGCAACCGCATCGACAAGCTGCTCGGCGGCGGGTTGAACGACCAGCTCCCTGAGCGCGGGGCTCTCGGCCTCGCGGCAAAGCAGGCGATCGAGGCCGGACAGCTGCGCATGCTCGCTCCCTTCGCGGCCGAGAGGATCACTCGGAGAGGCGAACGCTTGATCGTGGAGGCGACGATGGGTGGCATGCCTTTCACGGAGGAAGTCGACCGCATCGTAGTGACCACCGGCTTCCGTCCCGATTTCTCCTTCCTCCGGGAGGTCCGGCTGGCCCTGGACCCGGCCGTCGAGGCGCCGCCGGCGCTCGCGCCGCTGATCGATCCCAACTTCCATTCCTGCGGAACCGTCCCGCCGCACGGCATCGACGAGCTCAGCCATCCTGAACCCGGCTTCGTGATCGTCGGTTCGAAGTCCTATGGCCGCGCGCCGACCTTCCTGATGGCGACGGGCTACGAGCAGGCGAGATCGGTCGCCGCGGAGATCGCGGGCGACCGTGCGGCTGCCCGGGAGGTCCGCCTGGTCCTGCCGGAGACGGGGGTTTGCAGCGCGCCTGCCGCCGCCTCGGCATCGTCCTGTTGCGGTGGCCCCGCCCCGTTAGGCATCGACGCATGCTGCGTCGACGACGCAGTCGCCAAGGAGAAAGGCGACGCCGGATGCGGCTGCTCCGGGAAGCCAGCGGCGGCTCCCGTTGCCGTCGCCAAGTGTTGCCAGAGCGCCGCTTGA
- a CDS encoding metalloregulator ArsR/SmtB family transcription factor, with protein MKLEIAASQLEAIGNPTRLQLYRILVRAGDEGLPVGAVQEKMGIAASTLSHHLKRLVDTALVTQERQATTLICRAHYPAMHSLIGFLADECCADGSCPPEPRRGIACEPVRETRKHS; from the coding sequence ATGAAACTCGAAATAGCAGCATCCCAGCTCGAGGCGATCGGCAACCCGACGCGCCTGCAACTCTACCGCATCCTGGTCCGGGCCGGCGACGAAGGCCTGCCTGTCGGCGCGGTCCAGGAGAAGATGGGAATCGCGGCCTCGACGCTCTCGCACCACCTGAAGAGGCTCGTCGACACAGCGCTCGTCACCCAGGAGCGGCAGGCCACGACGCTGATCTGCCGCGCGCATTATCCCGCCATGCACTCCCTGATCGGCTTCCTGGCAGACGAGTGCTGCGCGGATGGGTCGTGCCCACCCGAACCACGCCGCGGCATCGCCTGCGAGCCTGTCCGCGAGACAAGGAAACACTCATGA
- a CDS encoding DMT family transporter gives MRMSTRPSPAVLLVLACALWGGATVLSKALLASIPPVTLLLRQLAPSAAALWLALSLSRGRGRSPRLMLPLILLGLLNPGISYTLSLMGLARISASVSTLLWAAELMILGLAALFLREPVTPRLLAVMLAGMFGVSLVSDAWSGFQGNDNDSAGILLLLGAVLCCAFYTVLS, from the coding sequence ATGCGCATGTCTACGCGCCCTTCCCCGGCTGTTCTGCTGGTCCTTGCCTGTGCCCTCTGGGGCGGCGCTACGGTTCTCAGCAAGGCCCTTCTCGCCTCGATCCCGCCCGTTACTCTCCTGCTGCGTCAGCTCGCCCCCAGCGCCGCCGCGCTCTGGCTTGCGCTCTCGCTCTCCAGGGGACGGGGACGGTCGCCGCGGCTGATGCTGCCACTCATCCTGCTCGGCCTTCTGAACCCGGGCATCTCCTACACGCTGAGCCTGATGGGCCTCGCCCGCATCTCAGCGAGCGTGTCGACGCTGCTTTGGGCGGCCGAGCTAATGATTCTCGGGCTGGCGGCATTGTTCCTGCGCGAGCCGGTGACGCCGCGGCTGCTAGCCGTGATGCTGGCGGGCATGTTCGGGGTCTCGCTGGTCTCCGACGCCTGGAGCGGCTTCCAGGGAAACGACAACGACTCCGCCGGAATCCTCCTCCTGCTCGGGGCCGTGCTGTGCTGCGCCTTCTACACCGTCCTCTCGTGA
- a CDS encoding IS3 family transposase (programmed frameshift): MSKTTNKFSPEVRQRAVRLVLDHEPEHPSRWAAVSSVAAKIGCTAQTLNEWVKKFEVDAGKRAGVPTDMAAKLKALERENRELRQANEILRKASAYFCPGGARPPFQTMIAFIDDHREVHGVEPICKVLPIAPSTYRNHVAKRVDPEKLSARAKRDMALRPEIERVFAENFEVYGARKVWRQMLREGFTVARCTVERLMAGLGLHGVIRGKAIRTTVQDKAAPCPRDHVNRVFHAPAPNRLWLSDFTYVSTWSGFVYVAFVIDAYARRIVGWRVSRTAHAGFVLDALEQALHERRPIHRGGLVHHSDRGSQYVSIRYTERLAEAGIEPSVGSVGDSYDNALAETINGLYKAEVIHRRGPWRSFEAVEFATLTWVDWFNNRRLLEPIGNVPPAEAEERYYAMLEEPAMAA; this comes from the exons ATGAGCAAGACGACGAACAAGTTTTCCCCCGAAGTGCGCCAGCGAGCCGTGCGGCTGGTTCTTGATCACGAGCCCGAGCATCCGTCGCGCTGGGCGGCGGTATCATCGGTGGCGGCCAAGATCGGCTGCACGGCGCAAACTCTGAATGAGTGGGTGAAGAAGTTCGAGGTTGATGCCGGCAAGCGGGCCGGTGTGCCGACGGACATGGCAGCGAAGCTGAAGGCTCTGGAGCGGGAGAACCGTGAGCTTCGACAGGCCAACGAGATCCTGCGCAAGGCGAGCGCTTATT TTTGCCCAGGCGGAGCTCGACCGCCCTTTCAAACGATGATTGCGTTCATTGACGATCACCGCGAGGTTCACGGGGTCGAGCCGATCTGCAAGGTGCTGCCGATCGCCCCGTCGACCTACCGCAACCATGTCGCCAAGCGGGTCGATCCCGAGAAGCTCTCGGCGCGGGCGAAGCGGGACATGGCCTTAAGGCCGGAGATCGAGCGCGTCTTCGCCGAGAACTTTGAGGTCTATGGCGCGCGCAAGGTCTGGCGGCAGATGCTGCGCGAAGGTTTTACCGTCGCGCGCTGCACCGTCGAACGTCTGATGGCCGGCCTGGGCCTTCACGGCGTCATCCGCGGCAAGGCCATCCGGACTACGGTGCAGGACAAGGCGGCGCCATGTCCGCGCGACCATGTGAACCGGGTCTTCCATGCTCCGGCGCCGAACCGCCTCTGGCTGTCGGACTTCACCTATGTCAGCACCTGGTCGGGTTTCGTCTACGTGGCCTTCGTCATCGATGCCTATGCCCGCCGGATCGTCGGCTGGCGGGTGAGCAGGACCGCCCATGCGGGCTTCGTCCTCGATGCTCTCGAACAGGCTCTGCACGAACGGCGGCCCATCCATCGCGGCGGTCTGGTGCACCATTCCGATAGGGGCTCTCAATATGTCAGCATCCGCTACACCGAGCGCCTGGCCGAAGCCGGCATCGAGCCCTCCGTGGGCAGCGTTGGAGATTCCTACGACAACGCTCTCGCAGAGACGATCAACGGGCTATACAAGGCCGAGGTCATCCATCGACGCGGACCGTGGCGAAGCTTCGAGGCCGTCGAGTTTGCCACGCTGACGTGGGTCGACTGGTTCAACAATCGCCGGCTGCTGGAGCCCATCGGCAACGTCCCGCCGGCTGAAGCCGAGGAGCGCTACTACGCCATGCTGGAAGAACCAGCCATGGCAGCGTGA